In Paenibacillus kyungheensis, the following are encoded in one genomic region:
- the ssuE gene encoding NADPH-dependent FMN reductase, with the protein MMNKITIISGSPNKKSRVNGLVDYAAKLLIDHGYEVSIIQVATLPAEDVMYAHFGSKAILEANAQVAEATGIIIVSPVYKTTLTGLVKAYIDLLPQKGLEHKIVATYLVGGTISNLLSIDYGVKPILASMGAHCFAKNVFAVDHQIERIEENEDQIHFVLSEELKQRVEQSVNDMINYRMMTV; encoded by the coding sequence ATGATGAACAAAATCACGATTATTTCAGGTAGCCCTAATAAGAAGTCTCGTGTGAACGGACTGGTCGATTATGCTGCAAAATTGTTGATAGATCACGGCTATGAAGTATCTATTATCCAAGTAGCTACGTTGCCAGCAGAAGATGTGATGTATGCTCATTTTGGCAGTAAGGCTATTTTAGAAGCTAATGCACAAGTTGCAGAAGCTACAGGAATCATTATAGTCAGTCCTGTATACAAAACAACATTAACTGGACTGGTCAAAGCTTATATTGATCTGTTACCGCAAAAAGGGTTGGAGCATAAAATAGTGGCTACGTATTTGGTAGGTGGAACGATATCCAACTTGTTATCGATCGATTATGGAGTTAAGCCGATCCTGGCTTCAATGGGAGCCCATTGTTTTGCCAAAAATGTATTTGCCGTAGATCATCAGATTGAACGAATAGAGGAGAATGAAGACCAAATTCATTTTGTACTGAGTGAAGAATTGAAGCAACGTGTTGAACAATCTGTCAACGATATGATTAATTATAGAATGATGACCGTCTAG
- a CDS encoding acyl-CoA dehydrogenase family protein: MSNLDVRHQLTNEEEQLLQRATDLFPVLRKFGQQIDEDRHIPEELIEQLAAAGLFKLGTLKKYGGYEVSIRALVEIISEVAKGNGSVGWVVQIINGNNFNATLSLSPQVLDLIFEEEEEVRFCSVLQGRKVDFQKVDGGYLVEQGLWGFASGSKHATHALLNLRDNRSVKDNASMLLAVVPMSEVTIIDDWYTMSLRGSSSNSIQIHNVFIPDKYIVDQSENMYTNMNVLSNESEHINQYKPYTLIISTLTTGISAILGLARGGLEYFVETATRKGITMTTHSIQAEVGHIQYKVGLAAMKIESAHLHINRSIESLEYHIQKKQPFTEKEFAQIQTDIGYAAMLCTESVDMLMVESGGSVIADSNPLSQIYRDIRGGANHALTTASTGLELYGRILLGLPPQNLLTLSYRPILTV; this comes from the coding sequence ATGAGTAACTTAGATGTACGACATCAACTTACCAACGAGGAAGAACAATTATTACAACGTGCTACTGATTTATTTCCAGTGCTGAGAAAGTTCGGACAGCAAATTGATGAAGATCGACACATCCCGGAAGAACTTATTGAACAACTTGCTGCGGCAGGATTATTTAAATTAGGAACGCTTAAAAAGTATGGTGGATATGAAGTAAGTATCCGGGCGTTAGTCGAAATTATTTCTGAAGTTGCTAAAGGGAATGGTTCAGTAGGTTGGGTAGTACAGATTATTAACGGCAATAATTTTAATGCAACATTGTCTTTAAGCCCTCAAGTGTTAGATTTGATTTTTGAAGAAGAAGAGGAAGTGCGATTCTGTTCTGTTTTACAAGGGCGTAAAGTTGATTTTCAAAAAGTAGATGGTGGGTATCTAGTGGAACAAGGTCTATGGGGATTTGCTTCCGGTTCTAAACATGCTACTCACGCTTTATTGAATCTAAGAGATAATCGGTCGGTGAAAGACAATGCGAGTATGTTATTAGCAGTAGTTCCGATGAGTGAAGTGACGATTATAGATGACTGGTATACGATGAGTCTGCGAGGTTCGTCTAGTAATAGCATACAAATTCATAATGTATTTATTCCTGATAAATATATCGTGGATCAAAGCGAAAATATGTATACAAATATGAATGTTCTATCCAATGAATCAGAACATATCAACCAATACAAACCGTATACTCTTATTATTTCGACATTAACTACAGGCATTAGCGCTATTCTTGGTTTGGCTAGAGGTGGTTTGGAGTATTTTGTTGAGACAGCCACTCGCAAAGGAATAACAATGACTACTCACAGCATACAAGCAGAAGTAGGGCATATTCAGTATAAAGTAGGGCTTGCAGCGATGAAGATTGAATCCGCTCACCTGCATATTAATCGTTCGATCGAAAGTCTTGAGTATCATATTCAGAAGAAACAGCCATTTACTGAAAAAGAATTTGCCCAAATTCAAACGGATATTGGTTATGCCGCTATGTTATGTACTGAAAGTGTCGATATGTTGATGGTCGAAAGTGGTGGTAGTGTAATCGCTGATTCTAACCCACTTTCTCAAATTTATCGCGATATTCGCGGTGGAGCGAATCATGCACTAACCACTGCATCGACTGGACTTGAATTGTATGGACGTATCTTATTAGGCTTACCCCCTCAAAATCTACTGACTCTTTCGTATCGACCGATCTTAACAGTCTAA
- a CDS encoding TetR/AcrR family transcriptional regulator, whose product MDKKKEDLRVKRTHKLLQQSLLELIEKQSFETITVKQICDLAMVHRTTFYTHFDDKFQLLSHTLQQIAEQEFKLAQHTPTEIFQELLAVTTKHKNLFSQLLSEEKDSLRNIIRRDMGNGIKEYVTAHSTHMSAIDIEITVEAYVGAVLGVLHWWIDNKMPIDQSELHTKLKLLMDWDFLKLQNVKD is encoded by the coding sequence ATGGATAAAAAGAAAGAAGATCTTAGAGTAAAACGTACACATAAGTTGTTACAGCAATCATTATTAGAGTTGATCGAAAAACAATCTTTTGAAACGATAACCGTCAAACAAATTTGTGATCTAGCTATGGTTCATCGGACTACGTTTTATACTCATTTTGATGACAAATTCCAATTACTTTCGCATACGCTACAGCAGATTGCAGAACAAGAATTCAAATTAGCCCAGCATACGCCTACAGAAATCTTTCAAGAACTACTTGCGGTTACAACAAAACACAAAAACTTATTTTCACAACTGTTATCCGAAGAAAAAGATTCATTACGTAATATTATCCGCCGTGATATGGGAAATGGTATTAAAGAATATGTAACTGCTCATTCTACACATATGAGTGCTATCGATATTGAGATTACTGTAGAGGCTTATGTAGGAGCGGTCTTAGGTGTACTTCATTGGTGGATCGACAATAAAATGCCGATCGATCAATCTGAACTGCATACCAAGTTAAAATTGCTAATGGACTGGGATTTTCTCAAACTACAAAACGTTAAAGATTAA
- a CDS encoding cupin domain-containing protein, with protein MLNVLNPTNIAEELAKITEHWSPRIIGQVNDQYVKVAKVKGELVWHQHDHEDELFLVVYGSIVIRLQDAEDITLQKGEFYIVPKGTMHNPLAEEECGLVLIESVSTKHTGDVESPLTKSIEDQLSS; from the coding sequence ATGTTAAACGTACTGAATCCTACCAATATTGCAGAAGAATTAGCCAAAATTACAGAGCACTGGTCACCCCGAATCATTGGACAGGTGAACGATCAATATGTCAAAGTCGCTAAAGTGAAAGGTGAACTGGTCTGGCATCAACATGATCATGAAGATGAGTTATTTTTAGTGGTCTATGGCAGCATTGTGATTCGTCTCCAAGATGCTGAAGACATCACTTTGCAAAAAGGGGAGTTCTATATTGTCCCTAAAGGAACGATGCATAATCCGCTCGCGGAAGAAGAATGCGGATTAGTCTTGATCGAATCTGTAAGTACCAAGCATACCGGCGATGTAGAATCTCCATTAACCAAGTCGATCGAAGACCAACTGTCATCTTAA
- a CDS encoding HesB/IscA family protein has protein sequence MITISDAAASRMKGIMEDQDIPGLFVRIGVNPGGCSGFSYAMGFDSEETDKDIYMTIQDMKVVVDKEDLKYLNGLEVDFEESGMSGGFTIHNPNAVATCGCGSSFRTREEDEVLAQPCED, from the coding sequence TTGATTACAATTAGTGACGCAGCAGCTTCGCGCATGAAAGGCATTATGGAAGATCAAGACATACCCGGTCTATTCGTACGCATCGGTGTGAACCCTGGCGGTTGCAGTGGATTCTCTTATGCCATGGGCTTTGATAGCGAAGAAACGGATAAAGATATATATATGACTATTCAAGATATGAAAGTCGTTGTGGATAAAGAAGATTTGAAATACTTGAACGGGTTGGAAGTCGATTTTGAAGAATCAGGCATGAGTGGTGGATTTACCATTCATAATCCAAATGCTGTAGCAACTTGTGGTTGCGGATCAAGTTTCCGTACACGCGAAGAAGATGAAGTATTAGCTCAACCTTGTGAAGATTAA
- the mqnE gene encoding aminofutalosine synthase MqnE — protein sequence MSTIITPQTDTRMAEIFHKVRTGERLSIEDGVYLYESDDILTIGQMANEANLRKNGKKVYFIENMSLYFTNVCEAHCAFCNFRKDEGEEGSYTLSGQEMVDYVQQHYHPGVREFHIVGGHNNNVPFQYYVDSLQALKEAFPDVVLKAYTAAEIDFFTRISGLNIEQVLTKLREAGLQSLTGGGAEILSDEYRKKMRVDKANVDRYLEVHRTAHNMGMRTHTTMLYGSIESYEDRIRHMVQIRELQDETNGFLVFIPLSMQPKSKNASIMRRNSAYEDLKTIAISRLMLDNIDHIKAYFINIGTQLTQMALTFGASDAHGTIIKERISHAAGALTPEGLTRKELIWLIKGAGRIPVERDTFYNEIQVYE from the coding sequence ATGTCTACTATTATTACACCGCAAACCGATACTCGTATGGCAGAAATTTTCCACAAAGTCCGTACTGGTGAGCGTTTATCTATTGAAGATGGGGTATATCTATATGAGAGTGACGATATTCTAACCATCGGACAAATGGCAAATGAAGCGAACTTACGCAAAAATGGTAAAAAGGTTTATTTTATCGAAAATATGAGTCTATATTTTACCAATGTATGTGAAGCTCATTGCGCATTTTGTAACTTCCGTAAAGACGAAGGCGAAGAAGGTTCTTATACACTAAGTGGTCAGGAAATGGTTGATTATGTTCAACAACATTACCATCCTGGCGTTCGTGAATTCCATATTGTTGGAGGTCATAACAACAATGTACCTTTCCAATATTATGTTGATTCTCTTCAAGCGCTCAAAGAAGCTTTTCCAGATGTAGTACTGAAAGCATACACTGCGGCTGAAATTGATTTCTTTACACGTATTAGTGGATTGAATATTGAGCAAGTCCTCACCAAATTACGTGAAGCAGGTTTGCAATCGTTAACCGGTGGTGGCGCAGAGATTCTATCTGACGAATATCGCAAAAAAATGCGTGTCGACAAAGCAAATGTTGATCGTTATCTAGAAGTGCATCGCACCGCTCACAATATGGGTATGCGTACACACACAACGATGTTATACGGTTCGATAGAAAGCTATGAAGATCGTATTCGTCATATGGTACAAATTCGTGAGTTGCAAGACGAAACGAATGGATTCTTGGTCTTTATTCCATTGTCTATGCAACCGAAAAGTAAAAATGCAAGTATTATGCGTCGTAACTCGGCTTATGAAGATTTGAAAACAATCGCAATCAGCCGTCTGATGCTTGACAATATCGATCATATCAAAGCATATTTCATCAACATTGGTACTCAGTTAACACAAATGGCTCTGACTTTCGGTGCTTCCGATGCTCACGGTACCATTATCAAAGAACGTATCAGTCATGCGGCAGGTGCTTTGACTCCAGAAGGTCTAACTCGTAAAGAGTTGATCTGGCTTATCAAAGGTGCAGGACGCATTCCTGTAGAACGTGATACCTTCTACAACGAAATTCAAGTATACGAATAG
- a CDS encoding NAD(P)/FAD-dependent oxidoreductase, which yields MKSLVILGAGYGGVTLAHELLDHKIPADTQIILVDRMPFQGLKTEYYALAAGTASDLELRVKFPTHAKITTRYGDVTGINLEDKVISFEDGEPLTYDQMVIALGCTDNFHGVPGAAEYTSTIQSFTATRDTYLKINNLPPQATVNIVGGGLSGIEIAAEIRESREDLNVRILDRGERLLSSSPPRLSKYVEEWFREHNVEVRNHINISRVEGTCVYNGESERITADVTVWTAGIRPVPLIDELNVNQDNSGRVILDEFYRIPGRPEVFVCGDCASLPFAASAQAAEAQAEQIANVIVAGWKGEQPKVHPLKLKGTLGALGKKSGFGTGFGFGGKSSVTGKVPRLLKSGVLWMSKHHFG from the coding sequence ATGAAAAGTTTAGTTATACTCGGTGCAGGTTACGGTGGAGTTACACTAGCCCACGAATTATTAGATCACAAGATTCCAGCAGACACACAAATTATTTTAGTAGACCGTATGCCTTTCCAGGGGCTTAAAACAGAATATTATGCTTTAGCAGCAGGTACTGCTTCTGATCTTGAATTACGAGTAAAATTCCCAACACATGCCAAAATCACTACTCGTTATGGTGATGTAACAGGGATTAATTTAGAAGATAAAGTCATTTCATTTGAAGATGGCGAACCGCTGACTTATGATCAAATGGTGATCGCTTTAGGTTGTACCGATAATTTCCACGGTGTCCCTGGTGCTGCTGAATATACCAGTACGATTCAATCGTTCACAGCTACTCGTGATACGTACTTAAAAATTAATAATTTACCACCTCAAGCTACTGTGAATATCGTAGGTGGAGGATTAAGCGGAATAGAGATTGCAGCAGAGATTCGCGAAAGCCGTGAAGATCTAAATGTGCGCATTCTGGATCGTGGTGAGCGTCTATTGTCTTCCTCTCCTCCACGTCTATCTAAATATGTAGAAGAGTGGTTCCGCGAGCATAATGTAGAAGTTCGCAATCATATCAATATTAGTCGTGTTGAAGGGACTTGTGTCTACAACGGTGAATCCGAGCGTATTACTGCGGATGTAACAGTCTGGACAGCAGGTATTCGTCCTGTTCCATTGATCGATGAATTGAATGTCAACCAAGATAACTCTGGACGTGTAATTTTGGATGAATTTTACCGGATTCCAGGTCGTCCTGAAGTATTCGTATGCGGAGATTGTGCTTCTCTTCCTTTCGCAGCTAGTGCACAGGCGGCTGAAGCTCAAGCAGAACAGATTGCTAATGTAATCGTCGCAGGTTGGAAAGGTGAACAACCAAAAGTACATCCATTGAAATTAAAAGGTACACTGGGTGCTCTAGGTAAAAAATCCGGATTCGGTACAGGATTTGGATTCGGTGGCAAAAGTTCTGTTACCGGTAAAGTGCCTCGCCTTCTAAAAAGTGGCGTGCTCTGGATGTCCAAACATCATTTCGGCTAG
- a CDS encoding YuzB family protein has translation MRPIIEFCQSNMHTGTDQVMKKLEAEPDYDIIEYGCLGNCGQCYAMPYALVNGEIVASEDADTLYTLILEKINEADAWADLDLD, from the coding sequence ATGAGACCGATTATTGAGTTTTGCCAGAGCAATATGCATACAGGTACAGATCAGGTAATGAAGAAATTAGAAGCAGAACCTGACTATGATATTATAGAATACGGCTGTTTAGGTAACTGTGGCCAATGTTATGCCATGCCATATGCTCTAGTAAACGGAGAAATTGTCGCATCAGAAGATGCTGACACATTATATACATTAATTTTGGAAAAAATTAATGAAGCTGATGCTTGGGCTGATCTCGATTTAGATTGA
- a CDS encoding NifU family protein — protein sequence MSESVQVEMYDEVLEVLDKLRPFLQRDGGDVELVDVEDGIVKLKLMGACGSCPSSTITLKAGIERALFEEVEGVEEVVQVF from the coding sequence ATGAGTGAAAGTGTACAAGTAGAAATGTACGATGAAGTATTGGAAGTTCTGGACAAATTGCGTCCATTCTTGCAACGCGATGGCGGCGACGTTGAATTGGTAGACGTTGAGGATGGTATCGTTAAGCTTAAGTTGATGGGAGCTTGTGGTAGTTGCCCAAGTTCAACAATCACGCTTAAAGCGGGTATCGAACGCGCCCTTTTCGAAGAAGTTGAAGGTGTGGAAGAGGTTGTCCAAGTATTCTAA
- a CDS encoding SDR family oxidoreductase — MDRKIALITGSAKGLGKMTALTLASQGCDIALNYMNSHEEAVHLQSRIENMGVRCIAVQADISIEEDIDRLVDEVEQQLGGIDILVNNAGPFIRERRLFADYERTEIMSLMQGNLIGAMLLDHRVLPHMRQQKWGRIIHFGFGHAAESRSWPQRAVYAAAKVGLVSFTKTLAVEEAENAITINMICPGDIRGDNKEKRIADVLHLSDDETPRGRPGSGEDIARVISYLCHSDSDFITGNIMDISGGLDPIRPYIKG; from the coding sequence TTGGATCGGAAAATTGCCCTGATTACAGGCAGTGCCAAAGGATTAGGAAAAATGACGGCGCTTACGCTAGCGAGTCAAGGCTGTGATATTGCTTTAAATTATATGAATAGTCATGAAGAGGCTGTGCATCTACAATCTCGCATTGAAAATATGGGCGTACGCTGTATCGCTGTACAAGCAGATATCTCTATCGAGGAAGACATAGACCGGCTTGTAGACGAAGTAGAACAACAATTAGGCGGTATTGATATTCTTGTCAATAATGCAGGCCCTTTTATCCGGGAACGCCGTTTATTCGCTGATTATGAGCGGACAGAGATTATGTCGTTGATGCAAGGCAATCTTATTGGAGCGATGTTATTAGATCATCGTGTATTACCTCATATGCGTCAGCAGAAATGGGGACGGATTATTCATTTTGGGTTTGGACATGCTGCTGAATCCAGATCATGGCCTCAGCGTGCTGTCTACGCCGCCGCCAAAGTAGGATTAGTTTCTTTTACCAAAACGTTAGCTGTAGAAGAAGCTGAAAATGCGATTACGATTAATATGATCTGTCCCGGAGATATTCGGGGAGATAACAAAGAAAAGCGAATCGCCGATGTACTTCATCTAAGCGATGATGAAACACCAAGAGGTCGTCCTGGAAGTGGAGAAGATATTGCACGTGTGATCTCGTATCTATGTCATTCGGATTCTGATTTCATTACAGGCAATATTATGGATATTTCCGGTGGACTTGATCCGATTCGCCCTTATATCAAAGGGTAA
- the ybaK gene encoding Cys-tRNA(Pro) deacylase — protein MSTSKTNAMRILDKENIAYEIIEYDNKDGKIHGNAVAAKINKPPEMVFKTLVTQNKHNLFIFVIPVGAELDLKKAAKAAGEKKLDMLPVNELQKWTGYIRGGCSPIGMKKLYPTFIDEEAMLLETMIVSAGKIGMQVELAPQDLVDVTQANFTPLVHQ, from the coding sequence ATGAGTACTAGCAAAACAAATGCAATGCGTATTTTAGACAAAGAAAATATTGCATACGAGATTATTGAATACGATAATAAAGACGGCAAAATTCATGGTAATGCGGTTGCCGCCAAAATTAATAAACCACCTGAAATGGTATTTAAAACATTGGTCACGCAAAACAAACACAACTTGTTTATTTTTGTGATTCCAGTAGGAGCAGAATTAGATCTAAAAAAAGCAGCTAAAGCAGCAGGTGAAAAAAAATTGGATATGCTACCTGTGAATGAATTGCAGAAATGGACAGGTTATATTCGAGGGGGCTGTTCTCCTATCGGAATGAAGAAATTGTATCCTACTTTTATTGATGAAGAAGCGATGCTTCTGGAAACGATGATTGTCAGCGCAGGCAAAATTGGGATGCAAGTAGAACTCGCTCCACAGGATCTTGTAGATGTAACTCAAGCAAATTTTACTCCATTGGTTCATCAATAA
- a CDS encoding MetQ/NlpA family ABC transporter substrate-binding protein — protein sequence MKKWTLILLSIMLVAIVSACGNKAADNTAATGTTEGGAETVTLKVGATAVPHAEILKHIQPALAKEGVNLQVVEFTDYIQPNVQLNGKQLDANYFQTLPYLEEQNKSRGMTLKAVQPVHIEPFGAYSTKYKSIDELPDGANIAIPNEVSNGARALILLANNGLIELKDKTNITSSVKDITANPKNFKFTPMDAAFITRQLGQVDMGMINMNYVLEAKIDPKSALLTETSSAPYANYLVTREDNQNDAAIEKLKKALTSDDVKKFIEDTYNGAVIPAF from the coding sequence ATGAAAAAATGGACTTTGATTTTGCTAAGTATTATGTTGGTTGCTATCGTATCTGCTTGCGGTAACAAAGCAGCAGACAACACAGCGGCAACAGGAACAACAGAAGGCGGAGCAGAAACCGTAACATTGAAAGTAGGCGCAACAGCTGTACCTCACGCTGAAATCTTAAAACATATTCAACCTGCACTTGCTAAAGAAGGCGTAAATTTACAAGTTGTCGAATTTACAGATTATATTCAACCTAACGTTCAATTGAATGGCAAACAGTTAGATGCAAACTACTTCCAAACATTGCCTTACCTTGAAGAGCAAAACAAATCTCGTGGTATGACTTTAAAAGCTGTACAACCAGTACACATCGAGCCTTTCGGTGCATATTCTACAAAATATAAATCAATCGATGAATTGCCAGACGGTGCAAATATCGCAATCCCTAACGAAGTATCTAATGGAGCACGCGCTTTGATCTTGTTGGCTAACAATGGATTGATTGAATTGAAAGACAAAACAAACATCACTTCTTCTGTAAAAGATATTACAGCTAATCCTAAAAACTTTAAATTTACACCGATGGATGCGGCTTTTATCACTAGACAATTAGGTCAAGTCGATATGGGTATGATCAACATGAACTATGTATTAGAAGCTAAAATCGATCCTAAATCTGCATTGTTGACTGAAACAAGTAGCGCACCATATGCTAACTATTTAGTTACACGTGAAGACAACCAAAATGATGCAGCTATCGAAAAATTGAAAAAAGCTTTAACTTCTGATGATGTTAAAAAATTCATCGAAGATACGTACAATGGTGCTGTAATCCCAGCATTTTAA
- a CDS encoding methionine ABC transporter permease: MGELDFSQIDWNEFGTATLDTLKMVGASGLFTLILGLPLGILLFITGRSTVAWVRYFYAVIAFIVNILRSVPFIILIVAILPLTQILVGTTIGVLGTIPPLVIAAAPFFARLVETALREVDRGVIEAANAMGASLWQIITRVLVREAMPGLLAGLTVTVVALVSNTAMAGMIGAGGLGTLAINYGYYRYDTAIMLVAVVIMVIIVQILQMLGDRLVVHFSRR; encoded by the coding sequence ATGGGTGAATTAGATTTCTCACAAATTGATTGGAATGAATTCGGTACAGCGACCTTAGATACACTCAAAATGGTAGGCGCTTCTGGATTATTTACATTAATTCTAGGATTGCCATTAGGCATTTTGTTATTTATTACAGGGCGTTCTACTGTAGCATGGGTGCGTTATTTCTATGCAGTCATCGCGTTTATCGTTAATATTTTGCGTTCGGTTCCATTTATTATACTGATTGTGGCGATCTTACCATTAACGCAAATTCTAGTAGGAACAACGATTGGTGTACTTGGAACGATCCCACCATTAGTTATCGCTGCCGCACCGTTTTTTGCTAGATTGGTCGAAACTGCACTTCGTGAAGTCGATCGTGGTGTAATTGAAGCAGCGAATGCGATGGGAGCTTCCTTGTGGCAGATTATAACGCGCGTACTTGTACGCGAAGCAATGCCAGGGCTATTAGCAGGCTTAACCGTTACTGTTGTTGCGCTAGTCTCTAATACAGCGATGGCAGGGATGATTGGTGCAGGAGGACTTGGAACACTTGCAATCAACTATGGTTATTATCGCTATGATACAGCGATTATGCTAGTGGCTGTAGTCATCATGGTTATTATTGTTCAAATTCTACAAATGCTTGGTGATCGTCTAGTGGTTCATTTTTCGAGAAGATAA
- a CDS encoding methionine ABC transporter ATP-binding protein: MIELKSITKTYGKGKNLSPALSGIDLKIDKGEIFGVIGHSGAGKSTLIRCINLLERPTSGEVWIDGVEMTKLNKARLQARRRKIGMIFQHFNLLSSATVYENIAFPLRLVKTPERNIKEKVKELLALVGLEQHANKYPAQLSGGQKQRVGIARSLASDPDVLLCDEATSALDPQTTNSILKLLVDINERFNLTIILITHEMHVIQSICDKVAVIHRGGIVEQGPVTNVFLKPQHEVTRDFILNESNNAELLITSWTAPNVPNSLTVKVSFLGDKTYESILSQTVRQTGVDFAILQGTISTLKNVPYGQLIVRFEGTEGDIKRTLDGLTAEGLDVEVIN; this comes from the coding sequence GTGATTGAATTAAAAAGTATTACTAAAACGTATGGTAAAGGGAAAAATCTAAGCCCTGCGTTAAGCGGTATAGATTTGAAAATAGACAAAGGCGAGATTTTCGGCGTTATCGGTCACTCCGGTGCAGGTAAAAGTACATTGATTCGATGTATTAATTTACTAGAACGTCCAACCTCTGGTGAAGTATGGATCGATGGTGTGGAAATGACCAAGCTGAACAAAGCGCGCTTACAAGCAAGACGACGCAAAATAGGTATGATTTTTCAACACTTCAATCTATTATCTTCAGCGACAGTGTATGAGAACATCGCTTTTCCTTTGCGCTTAGTCAAAACACCGGAACGCAACATTAAAGAAAAAGTGAAAGAATTGTTAGCTCTAGTTGGATTGGAGCAACATGCCAATAAATATCCTGCTCAATTATCAGGTGGACAAAAGCAGCGTGTCGGCATTGCTCGCTCGTTAGCTAGTGATCCTGATGTATTGCTTTGTGATGAAGCGACATCTGCGCTTGATCCTCAGACTACAAATTCGATTTTAAAATTGCTGGTCGATATCAATGAGCGCTTTAACTTAACAATCATCTTAATCACTCATGAAATGCATGTTATTCAGAGCATTTGTGATAAAGTAGCTGTTATTCATCGGGGTGGTATTGTAGAACAAGGTCCTGTAACAAATGTCTTTTTGAAGCCACAGCATGAAGTGACACGTGATTTTATTTTAAATGAGTCTAATAATGCTGAATTACTAATTACTTCATGGACAGCACCAAATGTTCCTAATTCATTGACTGTCAAAGTGTCTTTCTTAGGAGATAAAACGTATGAATCGATCCTTTCGCAAACGGTACGTCAAACTGGAGTCGATTTTGCTATTTTGCAAGGAACGATTTCAACGTTAAAAAATGTACCTTATGGACAGTTGATTGTTCGCTTTGAAGGAACAGAAGGAGATATTAAGCGTACACTCGATGGATTGACCGCTGAAGGTCTCGATGTGGAGGTGATCAACTGA